The Dromaius novaehollandiae isolate bDroNov1 chromosome 34, bDroNov1.hap1, whole genome shotgun sequence genome contains the following window.
TCGGGCTGGCGGCAGAGCTGCgcggtgggaggaggaggaggaggaagaaccCGGCCTCAAGGGGGGCTGAGCTGGTCCGAGGGAGGCGGCAGGGCAGCGTGGCCGGGCCCTGAGCTGGCACCGGCCCGGATGAGTCCGAGGGAGGCGTCAAGGATCTGGCACTCGAGCGGCTCTGGGGCACCCGCAAGCTTTAATTAGCAGTGGGAGCGGGCAGGAATCTCCCGTGGGTTCGGAGAGGAGAGCGGGGAGGCCGGGCAGGGGTGAGGGTGCCGGGCCGTGAGTCAGGAGGTGCCCtctcccgcggggcagcgcgctTCCCGCGGTCGTTAGTAAATACTAATTAAGCTCGTCTGTCCTCCCTCTGAGTCAGCGGCGAGCGCGGCTCCTCTGAGGAGCTGCGTTCGGTCGTGCCGCAGCCCAGCGTGGCCCTGCCGCCCTTGGAGACCCTCGGAGAggccccgcggcgggccgggATGTCCCGCTCGGCTCCCGCCGGGCTCCATGCGGCCCCGCGGGGTCCGGTGCCTCGGAGAGCCGCCTGCGCCGCTCTGACCGTGCCCCTTCTCCCTCGTCCCGCAGCTGGCCCTGCTGGAGCTCAACTTCTTGCCCACCACCGGCACTAAACTGACCAAGCAGCAGCTCATTCTGGCGAGTAAGTGTTGCCTCCGCCTTTGGAGCGAGCTCTCGGCCCGTATTTTGGGGGTAAAATggcacgaggaggaggaggaatccTTCCCGGAGGAGCTGCTCCACCTCGCTCCCTCGCCGTGccatggcagctgctgccccGCGGGTCGCGCGTTCGCCTCTCCCGACCCGCCCGTGTCCCTGCCAGGAGATATTCTAGAGATCGGAGCGCAGTGGAGCATCCTGAAGAAGGACATCCCCTCCTTCGAGCGCTACATGGCCCAGCTGAAGTGCTACTACTTCGACTACAAGTGAGCGTGGCCCGACCGCCGGCGGGGCCTGGCATCACGGTGGCTGGGGAGCGGCGCGCCGGGCTCCGCCTGGCTTCTGCTGCCTTCCCGCTCGAGCGCGCGGCGCTGAACCGGGCGCCGGCGAGCGTCCGGGCGGGCCTGCCCGCGAGAACGCTCCTTGTCCGTGTGCCGCAGGGACGAGCTGCCGGAGTCGGCCTACAAGCACCAGCTGCTGGGGTTGAACCTGCTCTTCCTGCTGTCGCAGAACCGCGTGGCCGAGTTCCACACCGAGCTCGAGCGGCTCCCGGCCAAGGAGATCCAGAGCAACGTCTACATCAAGCACCCCGTCTCCCTGGAGCAGGTGCCTCCCCCCGGCCGGGGACGCGGTCCCTCCGCGGCCaccgcggcccgggcgggcgtCCTGCCCCGACCCACGCGCCTCTGCGGCCCTCAGAGCTGCTGAAACGTCTCTGGGAGCAGAGCGTGGCGCAGGCGTCAGCGCGTCCGAGCCTCCCGCCCTTCTCTTGCAGTATTTGATGGAAGGGAGCTACAACAAAGTCTTCCTGGCGAAAGGCAACATCCCCGCCGAGAGCTACACCTTCTTCATCGACATCTTGCTGGACACCATCCGGTGAGTTGTGTCCCCCGCGGCTGGTTTGGTCCGTCCCCGCTGCCGGGACGCTTGGAGCGTGGTGACGCCTCTGTCCCCAAGACCCTCGGAGACCTCGGAGATCCGTAGTTGCGTTTGCGGCATCCTGCGGGAACGGAGTTGCTTCGCCAGctcccctgctctgcccagctGGGATCGTGACCTCACCCCCTCGTTTCGCTGGCGTTTTGGCTCCCGCGCGCCGACCCCGCGAGTCCCTCGCGCTGCCCCGCCGGCGGGACGTAACCGCTGGGGTTCGGCTCTGTTTCAGGGACGAAATCGCCGGCTGCATCGAAAAAGCCTACGAGAAGATCCTGTTCACCGAGGCCACCAGGATCCTCTTCTTCAGCACCCCCAAGAAGATGACCGAGTACGCCAAGAAGGTAACGCGGGGCTCGGCGGCCCCacgggggcccccccggcgccccggggcgcTCGCTGacccccccttcccgcccccctCAGCGCGGCTGGGTGCTGGGCCCCAACAACTACTACAGcttcagcagccagcagcagaagcCCGAGGACACCACCATCCCCTCGACCGAGCTGGCCAAGCAGGTCATCGAGTACGCGCGGCAGCTGGAGATGATCGTCTAGCGGGGCCGCGCAGGACTCGCGGGCTTccccgccttccccccccccccctttttatttgGTGTCTTTTACTCCCGTTACCACCCCCTGCCCttctggttttttgttttgttttttttttttttttttttaactatttaagGGTTCACTctgggccggggcggggaggagcTGCGAGCAGCCGTggtgcggggggctgcggggcagccATGTCCCGGGGGGGCAGTGGCGAAGCGCCCTTTTCCGCGGCTCCCCCGGGCCGGTTTTCCGCCCGCTGCTGTCGGCGCTGCGGAGAGACGTggcgggaggggggcggccgcgtccccgcgcccccccgaCGTCCCGCGGGCCCCCCCGCCTTGAATAAAGCCGTGGCTTCTTGTACCCGGGCTCTTCCCGGCCGCATCTGTGGGGCACCCGCCCGTCTTccccggggagggagggagcgcaggggaaggggggggagctGCGGTGGTTTTGGGGCTCCCTCGGGCAAACGTGGGTGCTCTGGGCCCCCCCATGCACCTCCAACCCCGCTGcctcggcgcggggctgcggccccccgGCTTTGCCCAcccccctgctccttcctccagTGAAGGAGCTGGTTTGCAGCGGAGCTGAGCGACGGGGTTTAATggtggggggctcgggggggggggtcagtccTCCTCTCCGCCCCCCCCGGTGTAGGCGTCCAGCAGGAACTCGGTGCCGGCGACCAGGGAGCCGGCCAGGATGGCGGTGGAGACCCAGGGCGGCTCGGCCAGGTGGTTGGCGGCGGGGGCCAGCCTGCGGGAGAGCCGCGGCTGAGCGGGGGGGGGTCTGCAGCAGGCTCCCCCCGCGCTCCGGCCTCCCCCTTTCCGTGCCGGAGCCGCCGTTTCGCGGCCCCCGCTtcggcccgggggggtcccggcgccgcTCACCAGGCGCTGACGTTCCTGGGCAGCTTGCGGGGGTGCTGGTGCTTGCAGTGGCAGCGGCGCGGGCAGGAGGCCCCCACCTCGAAGGGGGGCCAGCGGgacgcgggggccgggggggcctccGCCACCGCCTCCACCGTCCCCTCCGGTGGCTTGTCctcggcggccggcggctccttcccccgccgcggcgcccggcacTTCTGCCCCATGGGCTTGGCcgtggcggcggggggctgctccggtggcggcggcggtgacacggggccgggctgcggcaggGCCTTGGCCTTGGCACCCACCCGCTTGGCCTTGGCCCGCGCCAGGGCCCGGCAGGGcacccggggccggggggccgctgGCCGCGGCGCCTCGGGGGGCTGCCCAGGCTCTGCCGGGGTTTCGCCGCCggggtccccgtccccgcggggcggcggggggcacgacgccgcggcgggcgccctCGTCATCGTCTCGCCCTCGAAGTGGAACGGCAGCGGCGGCCGGACCCCCTGCTCCCCCGGGGGCTTCTCctcggcgcgggggctgccgggggcggccggCTCGAGGCCCTGGTGCACGGCGAGGCACCGGCGCGGCGCGTACGGCGTGGGCGCCCGCGGCGGCTGGGCGCTGACGGAGCCGAGGCCGTCGAGGACGCGGGCCGCCTCGGCGGGTGACGGAGTGGGTGGCACCGGCACCTCGAGCTCCCGCGGTCCCTCCAGCGCCGCTGGGCCCAGGCGGCCGAGCGGCTCCTCCCGGGCGCTGGCAGCCTCCGGCTGCGGCTGGCAGAggcccccgggcgccggcggctcgTCCCGGCGCCCCGAGGCCGTGACGATGGGCTGCCCCTGGCGCGGCTCGATGGCCAGCTGGCCGAGGACGCTGGAGACCTCCTGGGCGACCGTCCCCCAGCTCCAGGCGGGCGCCGCGGGGttgcgggtgccgggggggcccggggcggcccggccgcggctgcggccgcggggcagcaccTTCTTCCAGCGCCGCCGGCCGGGCTCCCCCAGCGCCCGCGGGCTCCaggccgccgcgctcggccccccCGTGCCGCCCCACTCGGCCCCCGGGGACGGCGACGGCGACGCCGGGCAGCTGCCCTCGCCGggctcggcggccgcccgcggcggtGACGATGACGGCGGCGGCGCGAAGGGCTGGCGGAGGCCCCCTGCCAGGGCCGGCGGCCCCCCGGGGCTGGCGAAGGGTTTGGGCTCGGCCCCGGCGAAGCCCGGTGCCGTCTCCGACTGCGCGTTGCCCATctccgcggcggcgcgcggggggggctgAGCGCGGGGGGTGGGTaactgcctgcagcccctggggCGAGGGGATTCTCTAGTGTCTCGTATAGGGGTTGGGCCGCCCTGCTGCGAGGGGGCAGCCCGGCTTCcccttccgcccccccccccctgctcCCATGGCGCtggtggggagggggatgctcagcaaggggaaactgaggcacagggtggtgcccccccccaaccacccccctTCCCCTCTGGTCCCAGCACCCCCTTAatgcccccagcccccttccccctccctgctcctctgcaccctcgtggcccctggcccccccggccccctgtgcccccccccagtcCCACAGCCCCCCTTGGCCCCCGAGTCGCTTTGCCTCCCCggtcccctgcaccccctaacccggccgggacccccccagcccagTTCACCCCCTTGACCCC
Protein-coding sequences here:
- the PSMD8 gene encoding 26S proteasome non-ATPase regulatory subunit 8; its protein translation is MAMAAAGLVVNGAEGAGGLKAAAGMYEQLKGEWSRKSPNLSKCGEALGRLKLALLELNFLPTTGTKLTKQQLILARDILEIGAQWSILKKDIPSFERYMAQLKCYYFDYKDELPESAYKHQLLGLNLLFLLSQNRVAEFHTELERLPAKEIQSNVYIKHPVSLEQYLMEGSYNKVFLAKGNIPAESYTFFIDILLDTIRDEIAGCIEKAYEKILFTEATRILFFSTPKKMTEYAKKRGWVLGPNNYYSFSSQQQKPEDTTIPSTELAKQVIEYARQLEMIV